The Campylobacter sp. CNRCH_2014_0184h genome includes a window with the following:
- the serS gene encoding serine--tRNA ligase: protein MLDLKLLQNNFDEIAQKLKAKKVDENLLKELSDLFINLKKEKALLEEFQAFQNKFSKELATAQDKESLKAQLSQNKEKINTQSKIVNELEEKLEQIALAVPNTPDDCVPFGEDEDENVELKKVLTPPSFDFEIKEHHDLGEKLNWLDFTRGVKISQSRFCVLKNEGALLSRALVNYMIDFNRSRGFELVNVPFLVNSATMYGTGQLPKFKDDMYKVENDDLYLISTSEIPVTNLYSNEILAQEELPLKMTCYSACFRQEAGSAGRDTRGIIRQHQFEKVELVSICKPDQSELMFEEMLNCASDLLSSLGLAHRHLMLCTGDLGFSAAKTVDLEVWLPSQNKYREISSVSNCKDFQARRAKIRFKNDKGKNELVHTLNGSSLAVGRTLVAIMENYQEKDGNIRIPDVLRKYF, encoded by the coding sequence ATGTTAGATTTAAAACTTTTACAAAATAATTTCGATGAAATTGCACAAAAATTAAAAGCTAAAAAAGTGGATGAAAATTTACTCAAAGAATTGAGTGATTTATTTATAAATTTAAAAAAAGAAAAAGCACTTTTAGAAGAATTTCAAGCTTTTCAAAACAAATTTAGCAAAGAACTTGCAACAGCACAAGATAAAGAAAGCTTAAAAGCACAACTAAGTCAAAATAAAGAAAAAATTAATACTCAATCAAAAATCGTTAATGAATTAGAAGAAAAACTGGAGCAAATTGCTCTAGCAGTACCAAATACCCCTGATGATTGTGTGCCTTTTGGGGAAGATGAGGATGAGAATGTAGAATTAAAAAAAGTTCTTACCCCACCTAGTTTTGATTTTGAAATTAAAGAACATCATGATTTAGGAGAAAAATTAAATTGGCTTGATTTTACAAGAGGAGTTAAAATCTCGCAAAGTCGCTTTTGTGTACTTAAAAATGAAGGAGCTTTACTAAGTAGAGCCTTAGTAAATTATATGATAGATTTTAATAGAAGTAGAGGTTTTGAGTTAGTTAATGTGCCATTTTTAGTAAATAGTGCGACCATGTATGGTACTGGACAACTTCCTAAATTTAAAGATGATATGTATAAGGTAGAAAATGATGATTTATACCTCATCTCAACTTCTGAAATTCCTGTAACCAATCTTTATTCTAATGAAATTTTAGCTCAAGAAGAATTACCTTTAAAAATGACTTGCTATAGCGCTTGTTTTAGACAAGAAGCAGGAAGTGCAGGTAGAGACACAAGAGGTATTATAAGACAACATCAATTTGAAAAAGTAGAACTTGTTAGTATATGCAAGCCTGATCAAAGCGAGCTAATGTTTGAAGAAATGCTAAATTGTGCTAGTGATTTGCTAAGCTCTTTAGGTCTAGCACACAGACATTTGATGCTTTGTACTGGAGATTTAGGTTTTTCAGCTGCAAAAACAGTGGATTTAGAAGTTTGGCTTCCATCTCAAAATAAATACCGTGAAATTAGCTCTGTATCTAATTGTAAAGATTTTCAAGCAAGACGTGCAAAAATTCGCTTTAAAAACGATAAAGGCAAAAACGAATTAGTGCATACACTTAATGGCTCTTCGCTAGCTGTTGGAAGAACCCTGGTAGCTATTATGGAAAACTATCAAGAAAAAGATGGAAATATAAGAATTCCTGATGTATTAAGAAAATACTTTTAA